A section of the Girardinichthys multiradiatus isolate DD_20200921_A chromosome 5, DD_fGirMul_XY1, whole genome shotgun sequence genome encodes:
- the LOC124868043 gene encoding uncharacterized protein LOC124868043 isoform X2, which yields MFGVAFFTSLSLLFRSRMKRVGCSLWLYPLMLALLQLLEKLSASTSTPTFPSPTLDIYSWSGDSVVLVCRAPKGHRGVQFTLYRDTKQMDMHEPQYGTEQVYFTVRMEEPDSGQHYLYCCLYKNQEGLYSLFSPYLQLKQKGVLPVPSLVLQPQTDVWHLLCTGSPAYPGSMFSLYVADNELPVATYHAKALQHQVTFPVPVQDSPVTFYQCQYTALLGSAWSTSKRSAPVALSTGMSPPSSKGVDWPLALGSFSAAVLFLCSLVFVVVLAKRKVKSAAEEKKRRQQAQFWTKVHAQDHIVDLTLRSTSFTSQVLFRLKALSRLPFRSSAAIINSRMPSTPAAFSSCW from the exons ATGTTTGGAGTTGCCTTTTTTACTTCACTCAGTCTTCTTTTTAGGTCAAGGATGAAGCGTGTTGGTTGTTCCCTCTGGCTTTATCCACTCATGCTGGCTTTGTTACAACTTTTGG AAAAACTGTCAGCCTCCACTTCCACTCCTACCTTTCCATCACCAACCCTGGACATCTATTCATGGTCAGGAGACTCGGTGGTCCTGGTGTGCCGGGCCCCCAAGGGTCACCGTGGGGTTCAATTCACGTTGTACCGTGACACAAAACag ATGGACATGCATGAACCACAGTATGGTACTGAGCAGGTCTACTTCACTGTCAGGATGGAAGAACCAGATTCAGGCCAGCACTATCTTTACTGCTGCCTATACAAGAACCAGGAGGGACTATACAGTCTTTTCAGTCCCTACTTACAACTGAAacaaaaag GTGTGCTTCCTGTGCCCTCCCTTGTTCTCCAACCGCAGACAGATGTTTGGCATTTGCTCTGTACAGGATCCCCCGCATACCCCGGTTCTATGTTCTCACTCTATGTGGCTGATAATGAGCTTCCTGTGGCAACTTACCATGCAAAAGCATTGCAACATCAAGTCACATTCCCAGTGCCTGTCCAGGACTcaccagtgaccttttatcagTGCCAGTACACAGCTCTGTTAGGAAGCGCGTGGAGCACCTCTAAGAGAAGCGCCCCTGTGGCTTTATCCACAG GAATGTCCCCTCCATCATCAAAAG GTGTGGACTGGCCTCTTGCACTGGGCTCCTTCTCTGCAGCTGTATTGTTTCTATGCTCGCTGGTTTTTGTGGTTGTGCTGGCCAAGAGGAAAG TAAAATCAGCTGCCGAGGAAAAGAAGAGAAG GCAACAAGCACAGTTCTGGACTAAAGTGCATGCTCAAGACCACATTGTGG ATCTTACTCTCAGAAGTACAAGTTTTACTTCTCAG GTTCTTTTCAGACTAAAGGCTCTCTCCAGGCTACCTTTCCGCTCCTCAGCAGCCATCATAAACAGCAGAATGCCGTCGACACCAGCTGCTTTTTCCTCATGCTGGTGA
- the LOC124868043 gene encoding uncharacterized protein LOC124868043 isoform X3, which yields MFGVAFFTSLSLLFRSRMKRVGCSLWLYPLMLALLQLLEKLSASTSTPTFPSPTLDIYSWSGDSVVLVCRAPKGHRGVQFTLYRDTKQMDMHEPQYGTEQVYFTVRMEEPDSGQHYLYCCLYKNQEGLYSLFSPYLQLKQKGVLPVPSLVLQPQTDVWHLLCTGSPAYPGSMFSLYVADNELPVATYHAKALQHQVTFPVPVQDSPVTFYQCQYTALLGSAWSTSKRSAPVALSTGMSPPSSKGVDWPLALGSFSAAVLFLCSLVFVVVLAKRKVKSAAEEKKRRQQAQFWTKVHAQDHIVDLTLRSTSFTSQEWACGDTEAPSRSSLWNPLSTFTTPIH from the exons ATGTTTGGAGTTGCCTTTTTTACTTCACTCAGTCTTCTTTTTAGGTCAAGGATGAAGCGTGTTGGTTGTTCCCTCTGGCTTTATCCACTCATGCTGGCTTTGTTACAACTTTTGG AAAAACTGTCAGCCTCCACTTCCACTCCTACCTTTCCATCACCAACCCTGGACATCTATTCATGGTCAGGAGACTCGGTGGTCCTGGTGTGCCGGGCCCCCAAGGGTCACCGTGGGGTTCAATTCACGTTGTACCGTGACACAAAACag ATGGACATGCATGAACCACAGTATGGTACTGAGCAGGTCTACTTCACTGTCAGGATGGAAGAACCAGATTCAGGCCAGCACTATCTTTACTGCTGCCTATACAAGAACCAGGAGGGACTATACAGTCTTTTCAGTCCCTACTTACAACTGAAacaaaaag GTGTGCTTCCTGTGCCCTCCCTTGTTCTCCAACCGCAGACAGATGTTTGGCATTTGCTCTGTACAGGATCCCCCGCATACCCCGGTTCTATGTTCTCACTCTATGTGGCTGATAATGAGCTTCCTGTGGCAACTTACCATGCAAAAGCATTGCAACATCAAGTCACATTCCCAGTGCCTGTCCAGGACTcaccagtgaccttttatcagTGCCAGTACACAGCTCTGTTAGGAAGCGCGTGGAGCACCTCTAAGAGAAGCGCCCCTGTGGCTTTATCCACAG GAATGTCCCCTCCATCATCAAAAG GTGTGGACTGGCCTCTTGCACTGGGCTCCTTCTCTGCAGCTGTATTGTTTCTATGCTCGCTGGTTTTTGTGGTTGTGCTGGCCAAGAGGAAAG TAAAATCAGCTGCCGAGGAAAAGAAGAGAAG GCAACAAGCACAGTTCTGGACTAAAGTGCATGCTCAAGACCACATTGTGG ATCTTACTCTCAGAAGTACAAGTTTTACTTCTCAG GAATGGGCCTGCGGGGACACAGAAGCACCCTCCAGATCTTCTCTCTGGAACCCCCTCTCTACTTTCACAACCCCGATCCAttag
- the LOC124868043 gene encoding uncharacterized protein LOC124868043 isoform X1 translates to MFGVAFFTSLSLLFRSRMKRVGCSLWLYPLMLALLQLLEKLSASTSTPTFPSPTLDIYSWSGDSVVLVCRAPKGHRGVQFTLYRDTKQMDMHEPQYGTEQVYFTVRMEEPDSGQHYLYCCLYKNQEGLYSLFSPYLQLKQKGVLPVPSLVLQPQTDVWHLLCTGSPAYPGSMFSLYVADNELPVATYHAKALQHQVTFPVPVQDSPVTFYQCQYTALLGSAWSTSKRSAPVALSTGMSPPSSKGVDWPLALGSFSAAVLFLCSLVFVVVLAKRKVKSAAEEKKRRQQAQFWTKVHAQDHIVDLTLRSTSFTSQTKGSLQATFPLLSSHHKQQNAVDTSCFFLMLVSRISFSRRKMICGICCMSCVSRCCSHK, encoded by the exons ATGTTTGGAGTTGCCTTTTTTACTTCACTCAGTCTTCTTTTTAGGTCAAGGATGAAGCGTGTTGGTTGTTCCCTCTGGCTTTATCCACTCATGCTGGCTTTGTTACAACTTTTGG AAAAACTGTCAGCCTCCACTTCCACTCCTACCTTTCCATCACCAACCCTGGACATCTATTCATGGTCAGGAGACTCGGTGGTCCTGGTGTGCCGGGCCCCCAAGGGTCACCGTGGGGTTCAATTCACGTTGTACCGTGACACAAAACag ATGGACATGCATGAACCACAGTATGGTACTGAGCAGGTCTACTTCACTGTCAGGATGGAAGAACCAGATTCAGGCCAGCACTATCTTTACTGCTGCCTATACAAGAACCAGGAGGGACTATACAGTCTTTTCAGTCCCTACTTACAACTGAAacaaaaag GTGTGCTTCCTGTGCCCTCCCTTGTTCTCCAACCGCAGACAGATGTTTGGCATTTGCTCTGTACAGGATCCCCCGCATACCCCGGTTCTATGTTCTCACTCTATGTGGCTGATAATGAGCTTCCTGTGGCAACTTACCATGCAAAAGCATTGCAACATCAAGTCACATTCCCAGTGCCTGTCCAGGACTcaccagtgaccttttatcagTGCCAGTACACAGCTCTGTTAGGAAGCGCGTGGAGCACCTCTAAGAGAAGCGCCCCTGTGGCTTTATCCACAG GAATGTCCCCTCCATCATCAAAAG GTGTGGACTGGCCTCTTGCACTGGGCTCCTTCTCTGCAGCTGTATTGTTTCTATGCTCGCTGGTTTTTGTGGTTGTGCTGGCCAAGAGGAAAG TAAAATCAGCTGCCGAGGAAAAGAAGAGAAG GCAACAAGCACAGTTCTGGACTAAAGTGCATGCTCAAGACCACATTGTGG ATCTTACTCTCAGAAGTACAAGTTTTACTTCTCAG ACTAAAGGCTCTCTCCAGGCTACCTTTCCGCTCCTCAGCAGCCATCATAAACAGCAGAATGCCGTCGACACCAGCTGCTTTTTCCTCATGCTGGTGAGCAGGATTTCTTTtagcagaagaaaaatgatcTGCGGTATATGTTGTATGTCTTGTGTTAGTAGGTGTTGTTCgcataaataa